One Festucalex cinctus isolate MCC-2025b chromosome 1, RoL_Fcin_1.0, whole genome shotgun sequence genomic region harbors:
- the ndufv2 gene encoding NADH dehydrogenase [ubiquinone] flavoprotein 2, mitochondrial, with translation MFLSSLARSAVSHTVRGLHRSAARTGAGGIFVHRDTPDNNADTPFEFTEENKKRIEAIISMYPVGHKQAATIPVLDLAQRQHGWLPVSVMNKVAEVLEIPPMRVYEVATFYTMFLRQPVGKYFIQICTTTPCMLCNSDSILEAIKNKLGIKVGETTADKMFTLIEVECLGACVNAPMVQINDNYYEDLTPKDMEHIIDELQAGRVPPPGPRSGRFSCEPAGGLTSLTEPPKGPGFGVRPDL, from the exons ATGTTTTTGTCCTCTCTAGCTCGATCTGCTGTGTCGCATACG GTCAGGGGTCTCCATCGATCTGCTGCTCGCACAGGAGCTGGTGGCATCTTTGTG CACAGAGACACGCCGGATAACAATGCCGACACGCCATTCGAGTTCACAGAGGAGAACAAAAAG AGAATCGAAGCAATCATCTCAATGTACCCGGTTGGCCACAAGCAAGCAGCTACCATCCCCGTATTGGATTTGGCCCAGAGGCAACATGGATGGCTCCCAGTCAGCGTCATGAACAAG GTGGCCGAGGTGCTGGAGATCCCTCCCATGAGGGTGTACGAGGTGGCCACCTTCTATACCATGTTCTTGCGCCAACCTGTGGGCAAGTACTTCATCCAGATCTGCACCACCACGCCGTGCATGTTGTGCAACTCGGACAGCATCCTGGAGGCCATCAAGAACAAGCTGG GCATCAAGGTCGGCGAGACGACAGCAGACAAGATGTTCACGCTAATCGAAGTGGAATGCCTCGGCGCCTGTGTCAACGCGCCCATGGTGCAGATCAATGACAACTATTAC GAGGACCTTACACCAAAAGACATGGAGCATATTATTGATGAGCTACAAGCAGGCAGAGTCCCTCCACCAGGGCCCAG AAGTGGCCGTTTCTCCTGCGAGCCTGCCGGCGGACTGACTTCATTAACAGAACCTCCTAAAGGGCCCGGTTTTGGCGTAAGGCCGGACCTGTAG